The region gtaaaaaataacaatggaagaaaacgtgCCGAGTGGCTGTCTGTGCCGTACGTAGGTCATACGAAGAGCAATTTTACGCTACGAAATTGTGTTTTCAGAGtttgaggcactggacactatagttaattactcaaaatagtttgtcAAACGAAGAACACAAACTGAGCGAAACATTATTTTTCagttattattttgtgctttttaataaTAGGCGATattaagattttattttatgatttttaataataacttcTCCAAACCGATCTAACACTATTAAGTATTATAACAACATCCTCTTTAGAAACAATGAATAGTGAGTGTGAAAAGTAGTgcttatatttgtttataatatatatatatatatatatatataaatatttataattaaacccccaaaacggaaaaaaaaaaaaaaaaaaaaaaaaaaaaaaaaaaaatacctttgttaAAAATCTACCGCTATCTACCGTCAACAGTTACAACTAACTGCAACGATAATCATTGGGGCTTCTACTTAATTTTCTACGGAGCTCTGGAAGTGCCGTCTGACTTATTGAGATCCTGAAATACTTTACTGCAGGGTGATGACACCATTAACATTCGATGAAGACATCCTGAGTGAATCTATCTCGGTGTGGGGACATAACGCAAAGGTATCGACTATCTAAGACAATGTCTAGGGATAGCGACGACCTAAAGTCAGGGTGTCGACTTCCCGGGATAACTTAGGATTTTTCGAAATCCTAAAAGTATAATATGATGACCTGCCTTCCCGATATATCATCAGTATTAAAACGTCATCTTACGTTTATGATGTCATCATGCTCATATAGATTATCTAAGGATCTCAACATGTCAGATGGCACATCCAGAGCCCCGTAATTCTCAATTGAAGGAAACGATCAGATCAGCCTGAATGAAACTGTCGTTGATTTGTTACATCATAAGAACCACCATAACCCAGTCAACATAAATGAAAAAGTACTCCACTAGTCGCAGCTTATAACAGAAAAGATCTACAGTGAGAAGAGACCGCTTGGTAGGCATGAACGTCTTTAACGTTTGAACAAGCAGTTTTAGTTTACGGAATGTTTAAAGGTTCATtgttctgaggatgactagtgaaactagtcgaaacgtaaaaaaaaattacgtgAGTATTTGGCTTTgtagaaaattcatttaataagttgatattttaccagcctgatgaacttctttcatgatAGTCATTGTTTAATTTACGAGTCCAAGGATTGTGCTCCAAATGAAGTTGGTAACGTCAGCCTTGAAGATGATGCAGTGTTGGGAAGAATTTTCGAGGCAAGTGTTTTTGATTAATAACAcgttgataaaaaaataaaaaaaaataaaaaaaaataaaaaaaataaaaaagagaatCCTCACTTTTTAGCCGGCATCTAAATGGACCTAAAACATCACATGACGTCGTTTGAGTAGGACTCCCCAGGTTAGGGGTCAAAAGAAGGGAGCTCATTGGCCAATCATGTGCGCCGCGCTTACACACATGCGCGTTTTACATCGTTGTATGATTCTTTTACCTCTAAAGATGGTGGCGTGTTGAAATGAATGCGTAATGGTCTATTGCTAATTGTAAGAATGATGTAATAATGGTGAATGTTTCTAAAATTTTGAACTGCAGTCAAAAGGTTGAAACAATACTTATATCACAGCAATAATAACGACGAAACACAACAACAATGTCGAAAAATTTATCGAACGTCGATCCAAAATCCACACTTCATGTCACTTCTTTTGCGTTGATTATTTTACAGTTCAAAGAAGGAGCAGCCCTCCATGTTCTTGAAATCAGTGACGTCAGCCTCCGGGCGGGATGCGTTGTTAAGCTGACATGTCTTATCCTGTTGCCAGATATTGAAGGAGTGGCATCGAGGCTCCGCCCAGCACGCCTGACCACACCCAATGACTCCCTTGGCTGTCAGGTTCTTGATGTCATGGTTGAGCAGACACTGCGATGTGAAGCTACCGTCATCGTCAGCTGTCAGGCAGTACACGGGACGAGGGACGCGCATCTCACAAGCAGCGAAAAAAGTACCATTACAGAAATAATCTCCCCATTTACCGTCGTTTTTGTGTCGCATTCTGACGCAGTTCTGGCCCTCATCCTTATAATGGCTTTCCTCCCAATTAATGTAGTCGGAATCAACTTTCTTACCAGGACATGACAGGTGTCCAGGATTGGTCAGATCTTTCTTGCACCCAATCCAAAGTTGAAATGGATTACCGTCCACGAGACCCATTTGTATCCTCGATTGATTCAACTCTCGCCAAATAAAATCTTGTTCTGTTTGAGTTTCAGGCATAGTCATGGCGCTTCCAGGACGATCACAAACCCTGAACGCATCAGTCCAGTTCATCTTCTGAGGCAGTAAGATGTAGCAGGAGTCTTGCCAAGTCAGCCAGCCGGGAGGACACATAGCTCGTAGCCCCACAGAGAAAACGGCGAATAACAATAACAGGTTCTTAATGCAAGCAGTTAATACCAACATAATGTAGACACGTTTCTTGTGTAAAGCAAAATGATAAAACAAAGGTCAGGAGCTCTTGTTTTGTTTCGGTCTTTGATTAAAGCCAAGTAAAGCCCGATTTACGCTGGTGATGTCCACACAAACTTGAAGATTGTGTTCTGCGTTGATGGCTGTGGTGATACAATAATATGCATGCGCTGTTCGTTATACCTATCCAGTTTACCAAAGACACCTGTAATTTCTTTGCCGATGCAGATACAATGACCAATTTGTTAACCTTCATCGCGCGTTATCCGAACAAAGACGTGAGGGTAAAATGACcttatattttatacaaataccCATTGTTAACCAATGGTTGCTAAGTTTCCTATATACATTTAATTGACTATTATTGTCGCATGACGGTGTGAATTTATAATACAGTTCGCTACTCACGGCtaaaattgctcaaaatattgGCAGTGACAGAGACAGTGGCGAACGCTAAAAGCTGAAGGTGCTCAAATTAATTTATTCAAccgtttgtaattttttgataAAGGAATAATACACTGCTGGGCCTCGGACCAATAGTAAATTGCTCATAAAGTATCCAAGCAAATAATTCGCAAATAAAATCTAGTTAAACTTGGTGTTCAATGACCAGTGataataaacattgtttttgtctccgtcaaatattaatttgtacaaGATGTATGGCTTCAATGACAAAGGGAAAATGTTATTTGTCTCCgtcaaatattaatttgtacaaGATGTATGGCTTCAATGACAAAGGGGAAATGTTAAAAAGGGTCTACGGTTACACTTTTCACATAGTGATTAAAAAGGTgcagaatatcaatttttaacaCAGATATTTACAGTTGATCGTATCCCCTCAGACAGAACACGTAACTTCATTGAGTGTCTTTGTGTTACAGATGACCTACGATATTTTGAACAAACTCTTCTTTCACAAAGAATTGATTTTAAGTCTGACTGAAATCTCAACTTGTCCTTTCATATTTGCGTGGATCATTTTTACAGTTCATAGAAGGAGCAGCCCTCCATGTTCTTGAAATCAGTGACGTCAGCCTCCAGGCGGGATGCGTTGTTAAGCTGACATGTCTTATCCTGTTGCCAGATATTGAAGGAGTGGCATCGAGGCTCCGCCCAGCATGCCTGACCACACCCAATGAATCCCTTGGCTGTCAGGTTCTTGATGTCATGGTTGAGCAGACACTGATGTGTGAAGCTACCGTCATCGTCAGCTGTCAGGCAGTACACGGGACGAGGGACGCGCATCTCACAAGCAGCGAAAAAAGTACCATTACAGAAATAATCTCCCCATTTACCGTCGTTTTTTTGTCGCATTCTGACGCAGTTCTGGCCCTCACCCTTATAATGGCTTCCCTCCCAATTAATGTAGTCGGAATCAACTTTCTTACCAGGACATGACAGGTGTCCAGGATTGGTCAGATCTTTCTTGCACCCAATCCAAAGTTGAAATGGATTAGCCTCCATGAGACCCATTTGTATCCTCGGTGTATTCAATTCTCGCCAAATAAAATCTTGTTCTGTTTGAGTTTCAGGCATAGCCATGGCGCTTCCAGGACGATCACAAACCCTGAACGCATCAGTCCAATTCATCTTCTGAGGCAGTAAGATGTAGCAGGAGTCTTGCCAAGTCAACCAACCGGGAGGACACATGGCTTGAAGCCCCACAGAGAAAACGGCGAAAAACAAGAACAGTTTCTTAATATAAGCTGTAATTACCAACATGGTGCTGCTATTAACAGTTGACTCAACTCCTTTGCAAAGAAATGACAGATCAAAAGTCAGAATATTGTGTTTCTTTGGTTTGGATTAAAGCATAGTTCAGCCAGGTTTTTAGTCAAAGTCCAGTCACATTATTTGAAGATTGTGTGCCGTACGTGTCAGGCTCAGTTGATCAACTGACTTCACTGAATAACTTTGAAACTGTTGCTGCAAATTGCAGTAACAATTGTTTGACTGTCAAGGATGCCCATAAATCTTTTATGAGTGATAAATTTGCATGAAGACACTATTCAGTTGGCTTAGCTTGGTCTCACCactataatttgtttattaagtAGTTGCTAAGCAACACTTTTGTTGAGTGGCTTGGTCCTGTGAAAGCTGTCGTAAAGCGAATCATTGATACAAAGAAatccgaaaaaaaaaattattataagtCGTCACgctttcagtttttgtttgcttttcaataaaacattttttaatctAATTTACCGGTATTGTACTGAAGCACTTAGGCCTATCAATTGCATTTAATTGGTGATTTTGTATTCTGTGTTTTGTGCGTGATGACACTATTTTTAGTATACAATTTATTAGCTTTGGATTCATCAAGCTTTTGGTAATTGCTGTGATCTCGATGGAATTGTGGTATACAAAATTATGATGTAGATGTTTTGGTGTAAGTGTTTGTTGAGTCGTTGCTTAGCAATAACTGCTTTTAATGGCTTGGTCCCTTGAAAGCTGCCAACCGTAAAGGGAATTATACCAAcagataaattaataaaaagcaCTCGTCAAGtctcaaataataatatgtaaattCAAATTGAGTCTTCGTAAATGTTCTTGTCACGTGTCAcgtataaatacattttaaaaagacaaattatttGTCTATTATTTGGGttaaaatacataaaacaaaataattagcacGAAATGTCAATGGCGTATAAAAAACcgcaataataaaaaaattaaaaaaatccgtTCTTGTGATGGAATCGCACAATCCAGATTtgagaacaatgaaagacaTTTCAAACCATTAGTTCTGACAGCGGGTAACGGGACTCGGTcgcaaaaaaattaaaaataaataaatacaaactacACTTATGTTCCTTTGTTTATGTCATATTTAGGTATTGGTATAAAATATGTTTTGACAATTATACTCCGCGTTAGTAGAATACATAGTAAGGCAGTTCTCTACagaacaaattctacctggcaagtaggtatacacatggtgttccAGCAAACATACTTTGACAATTCATGCCCAAATTTGAAACAGAATGATCCCGGTATTTCACTGTCTGACAAAATGACAGTTCCAATTGGAGACTtcgggacgctaggtggcagcagacttaccaggtaaatttccattgtttacgtagtgctgagcgtgcgcacatgaccgagaacaatagattttacctggtaagtctgctgccaccaagcgtcctgaaagtctcctaTTTCAACATtgacacaaataaaaacaagaccCGATGCAACGCACGGAAATCAGCCGTGTGGATGGAATGCAATAAGCTCcacatattttatgagaaataataTTCATAAGTTGGCCGTGATGGTGTCGGAATGCCCCCCGCTGGGCTTTCAACAGCCGTTGGGAACACGATGACCAGGTTATTATCATTTGAATGAATGTTGACAATGAGTTTGCATCAAATATGGGTAGGTAGCATGATCATGAGTAGATAAATCGGACTTACTTCTTTTTGAAGTTGTAGTATCTGCTGTTTTTATCTCTTGATCTCTTCTTTGCAAAACGATACACGACGATGAATACTAGCACGATTAAAGTTACTGCACCCCCTATGGAACCACCCACTATAAGAAGTAACATCCTTAGCTCATCTAGGTATCAAAACAagagaacacaaacaaaatcattacaaaatgtattaacaaaaaacgagagaagacaaaaaaaaaaagaggggaaaaaaaacaaaccaatgttATCAATCACAAACAACAAATCAATACCGTTTGgttacctggggtggatttcacaagaaGTTAAGACTTATCTTATCTCCAGTAAGGACGAAATAGAACTActcataactctttgtgaaatcgacacctGATCCGTTTTCACCCAACACTCTAACCCTAAACCCGGTATACAAGGATCACCTGACCCAATTTTGAGTCAGGTTAACGCAGGAattggttaaaacaaaattgttgaccCCCTGATCTTCAGTGTATAGTTTTGACTCAATTCCGGGTCATTCTGACACAGATTCTAGGTCACACTAACTAAGAAATAGAGCTATAGGCTCAACATAACCCGGATCCAGTGTGGCAGGGGattcttgccccccccccccccagagatGATGCCGTCCCTTCATTAGGCACACTGTGTACAcatttcttctgatagcgccctctcttgaatcctcctcctccaccCCACATTAATTTCCCATAtatgggggaccgaatctcagGTGGACATAATGCCCTGGGAAACCAGGTCAATTCAGACCCCTGGGGAGTTTTTAGAATGTACAAAAGGTTAAGACTAAATAAGCtcagtttttgtcaaaaaatattgtccaatgatctttCCATCTCATGAACTGCCATAACAAATGTTATATAAACACTATTGGCATAGCAGTTATAAACCCACAACTTACAACATTGAATACAAATAAGCTGCatgcttcgaattgatgataccctaGCCTGCATTCGTATgtactgtgaaaggggtaaacctgtttcagccccaggagtagtggaaacggcctctggacaaaaataattgtagcccacaccttgaagtggccttcaggccttgtgtgtcaggcgacttgcataaaaaaaataataataatgacgagTAATACAATCTAACCTTTTTCGTGGTCTGGATTCAACCCTGTTCCATTTGTTGTTACAGTTCctgatccttgctctatggttggtTTAACGAAAGGTGTAGCCTCATTTCCTCCCGTAATATCAGACGGTGGGTTCACTGTTACATAAACAATACTGGTATCATACTCGATGGAGGTAGCGTCAAGCGATGACGAAGTAAGACTAGCAACCGTTACATCAGCGTGTTTCCAGGTTTCTGTGAGCGGTGTATTGGTGACCTGCCCCAGACCAGTTTCAAAAGTGGGTTGAACAAGCGCTGGAATTTCTTGTGTAGTGGGAGCTGTGGCAGCAGGAGTTGTTGGAGGTTTGTTGGAAGGTACAGGGTTTTTGTTGGAATCAGTAATTCCTAGTGTTGTGTTTTGATCTGCCGATGGAGGGTCGGTTACTAACAGAGGGGTCACCTGGTGGGTAGTTAAGGGAGGGCCAGTCGTGTTGGAAGTGTTTCCTTGGACGCCTTTCGTTTGAAGACCTTTTGTTGGAATGCTTTTCGTGGTTGTTGGAAGGCTAGTCGTTGTTGGAAGTCTAGTCGTAGTTGTTGGAAGCTTAGTTGTTGGAAGTTTAGTTGTTGGAAGCCCAGTCGTCGTTGTTGGAAGGATCGTTGTTGGGGGTACAACTGTTACAGGGGTTGTTGTAACAGGCATTGTTGTTGGAACCCCAGTTGTTGGCGGAGTGTCATTTGCCGGTAGGCTTTGGGTCGGAACGACGCTGGGGTTGTCCGGTTTAGGGGCAATGGGTAAAAAGCTGTTGGTGACTGGAGGGTAGAGTTCTGGCATTGGTCCATGGGTAGTGAAAGGTTTTAATTGAGGTGTATTGTAGTTCACTGTAGTTGAATCACCTGCTGATACATGCGCCGCAATAGCAGCACCTGAAGTGCCAAacacacaaagcagaaatgagaatATTGTTAGCTGTTAGCAACAAATCAGCAAgatgaagacaaaacaaaaactcaagtattgtttttaaatacaagCCATAATACTGCAAATTTCCGATAAACTGCCCACTAAAATAAGCATCAGTTAACAACCCTACGAAATAGGCCTATACACAGCAAAACAAATTCCAAGTGGTCAAATTAGTTGTGTTGAAcgatattttctcaaaattatacaatacaaattagaaaatagaattagctgttccAAACTGCttgtaccagccaaaatgaccTATGTATATAAATTCAAAGGAAACCTAATGGCCTGACAGTTCGATCCCATAGCGGAGTCTTTCTTGAAGCCTTTGCGAAAGTCTCTActaaggtcgaaacgtcaggtcattaCATAtcttttacagaaaaaaaaacacaaaacaaaacataaataaacacaaatttttcAACACCTTGATTGAAATTGAAAATCATTAAGTTTTTTTtggtttattgatttatttacttttatttctAAAGAATTGATCCCAAATTTCTTTAGATTTCGTCCATCGACCTTCACGCACTATTTTGTGATGTTTGTGCAAATGTTTTCGGAACGAATTACAAAACCATGGCAACCATGATGATAGGGTAGACAACATTGTTTTAAAGTCGAGGTTGACGATTCAAGGATTTCGAAAAAGAGTCGGTTGTACAAAAGTGCTCATCGAGTCAGCATTGTTTATACACGACATTATAGGCCAAGGGCATGCAACTTTGTTGTACGCACTTTGAGCCGACACTAAAAATAGTGAGAGCAGCGTGCGTACAGCTATTTCTGTACATCATAAATTGTGAAGGTCATGTGTAGAGATTGATGAAATATGGCCCAGTAATGTGCTCAGGGGTTGCTGCCTTCCAACTGTGTATAACATGGCCACCTCGGGCATgctttattaaagacactggacactattggcaattgtcaaagaccagtcttctctcttggtgtatctaaacaccagcataaaatagcaaacctgtgaaaatttgagctcaatcggtcgtcgaagtggcgagatattaatgaaagaaaaaaacacccttgtcgcaccatggtcacacgaagttggttactttcagatgcttgatttcgagacctcaaattcaaaatctgatgtctcgaaattaaattctcggaaattaattctttctcgaaaactacgtcacatcatagggagctgtttctcacaatgttttatactatcaacctctccccattactcgtaatttagaaaggttttatgataataattatattgagtaattaccaatagtgtccactgcctttaaggcacgcA is a window of Asterias rubens chromosome 21, eAstRub1.3, whole genome shotgun sequence DNA encoding:
- the LOC117304432 gene encoding hepatitis A virus cellular receptor 1-like codes for the protein MEREMYGVKTLRRRGEGAGANLASLSVFILTCAAIAAHVSAGDSTTVNYNTPQLKPFTTHGPMPELYPPVTNSFLPIAPKPDNPSVVPTQSLPANDTPPTTGVPTTMPVTTTPVTVVPPTTILPTTTTGLPTTKLPTTKLPTTTTRLPTTTSLPTTTKSIPTKGLQTKGVQGNTSNTTGPPLTTHQVTPLLVTDPPSADQNTTLGITDSNKNPVPSNKPPTTPAATAPTTQEIPALVQPTFETGLGQVTNTPLTETWKHADVTVASLTSSSLDATSIEYDTSIVYVTVNPPSDITGGNEATPFVKPTIEQGSGTVTTNGTGLNPDHEKDELRMLLLIVGGSIGGAVTLIVLVFIVVYRFAKKRSRDKNSRYYNFKKKSSRANYEKVLHLQEYCGELETDVSAATGTGTGAGWVFQENDKDNNKTITLELAPKDKNKPTNRSGRSKSRNKNKNNINKSTSRGNYQVLAELYPTRNIPPDVLLSADGAVESNSEDEEGAVHETSFSAVTTPSDDRSDRGSVITDGLAARNSFNDGVIPVWPAWNTSPYVKITQDDAVVEL